A genomic region of Leptospira barantonii contains the following coding sequences:
- the glnA gene encoding type I glutamate--ammonia ligase: MSRTPSEVIAYAKANNVLFYDFRFTDIKGAWHHVSYHTIAINEESFKGLPFDGSSIPAWQPIDRSDMQLIPDTDAIFLDPFTADPTLVVFCDVFDIYKGTLYEKCPRSIAKKALKYLESSGLADTAYFGPENEFFIFDNIKVRDAINVQYYEIDSSEGIWNSHTDFPGSTNTGHRPGTKGGYFPVAPVDSQVDLRAAIVKTLHQIGMETFVVHHEVAQGQGEIGVKFGTLIEAADNVQKLKYVVKMVAHNYGKTATFMPKPLYGDNGNGMHCHQSIWKNGVNLFAGKGYQNLSDTAMNYIGGVLSHAKACAAFTNASTNSYKRLLPGFEAPSILAYSAQNRSASCRIPFVNGDKARRVEFRFPDSSANPYLAFAAMLMAGIDGVQKKIDPGPPREEDLFELSLDEIREKGIQQMPHTLRESVEHMLSDKEFLKKGDVFTEDFIQTYKAYKFETEIWPWEGRPHPFEFLTTYSC, translated from the coding sequence ATGTCCAGAACACCTAGTGAAGTTATCGCATACGCCAAGGCGAATAACGTTCTTTTCTACGATTTCCGTTTTACGGATATCAAAGGAGCTTGGCACCACGTATCTTATCACACGATCGCCATCAATGAAGAGTCCTTCAAAGGTTTACCGTTTGACGGAAGTTCCATCCCTGCTTGGCAACCGATCGACAGATCCGATATGCAATTGATTCCGGATACCGACGCGATTTTCTTAGATCCTTTTACTGCGGATCCGACTCTCGTGGTTTTCTGTGACGTGTTCGACATCTACAAAGGTACTCTTTACGAAAAATGTCCTCGTTCCATCGCGAAAAAAGCCCTCAAGTATCTCGAGTCTTCCGGACTTGCAGACACCGCTTATTTCGGACCTGAGAACGAATTCTTTATCTTTGACAACATCAAAGTAAGAGATGCGATCAACGTTCAATACTACGAAATCGATTCTTCGGAAGGGATTTGGAATTCTCACACTGATTTCCCAGGTTCCACAAACACCGGTCACCGTCCTGGAACCAAAGGCGGTTACTTCCCGGTAGCTCCTGTGGATTCTCAAGTGGATTTAAGAGCGGCTATCGTTAAGACTCTTCATCAAATCGGTATGGAAACTTTCGTGGTTCACCACGAGGTTGCTCAAGGCCAAGGTGAGATCGGCGTTAAGTTCGGAACTCTCATTGAAGCGGCGGACAACGTTCAAAAATTGAAATACGTCGTTAAGATGGTTGCTCATAACTACGGTAAAACCGCTACGTTTATGCCTAAACCTCTTTACGGTGATAACGGAAACGGTATGCACTGCCACCAGTCCATCTGGAAAAACGGTGTGAACCTTTTCGCAGGTAAAGGTTATCAAAACCTAAGTGACACCGCTATGAACTACATCGGTGGAGTTCTTTCTCACGCAAAAGCTTGTGCGGCGTTTACAAACGCTTCCACAAACTCTTACAAGAGACTTCTTCCAGGTTTCGAAGCTCCTTCTATCTTAGCGTATTCCGCTCAGAACCGTTCCGCTTCTTGCCGTATTCCTTTCGTAAACGGTGACAAAGCAAGAAGGGTAGAATTCCGCTTCCCTGATTCTTCCGCGAACCCTTACTTAGCTTTCGCGGCGATGTTGATGGCGGGTATCGACGGAGTTCAAAAGAAAATCGATCCGGGTCCACCTCGGGAAGAAGATCTTTTCGAACTTTCTTTGGATGAAATCCGTGAAAAAGGAATTCAACAAATGCCTCACACTCTTCGTGAGTCCGTGGAACACATGCTTTCGGACAAAGAGTTCCTTAAAAAAGGCGACGTGTTTACGGAAGATTTTATCCAAACTTACAAAGCGTATAAGTTCGAGACTGAAATTTGGCCATGGGAAGGAAGACCTCACCCATTCGAATTTCTTACAACTTATTCCTGCTAA
- a CDS encoding Cys-rich protein, translating to MKHLFLLILSFLILTGSVSAQSAACNEICGFYFGCVEQNAPRKLSADEKTKVKAGCLNSCKKHTAAVAACFENHKSQCKPFNDCIVNTYNATKK from the coding sequence TTGAAACATCTCTTTCTATTGATTCTTTCTTTCCTGATTCTGACCGGCTCCGTGTCGGCACAATCTGCGGCTTGTAATGAAATCTGCGGTTTTTATTTCGGTTGTGTGGAACAAAACGCACCGAGAAAACTCAGCGCGGACGAAAAGACCAAAGTGAAAGCGGGTTGTTTGAACTCCTGCAAAAAACACACTGCGGCAGTTGCGGCTTGTTTTGAAAATCACAAGTCACAGTGTAAACCGTTCAACGATTGTATCGTTAACACTTACAACGCGACCAAAAAATAA
- the thiH gene encoding 2-iminoacetate synthase ThiH, which yields MYSEIFDKISFQDGAEFVRSKTKNEVENALHKSEYRLPLTFEDYVSLISPSASPYLERMAFFSKEIKKERFGNTIQLYMPLYLSNECRSSCLYCGFSYENKIPRKTLNEEEIRREASVLKEKGIRHLVVLTGEDYSKTNLEYISKAVSILKESFDSIAIEIYPLDVEPYRTMIESGTSALVVYQETYDPEVYAENHYRGIKKNMRYRLDAPDRGGLAGFRTIGLGALLGLSDPLGELCKLGEHAKYLMKEYWRTSFQVSLPRMRPAAGDFQKIIPISDKEFVQYLFAFRISFPDIGLVLSTRESKTIRNNLATLGITQMSVESKTEPGGYTDSGALKQFEIEDNRTIPELVSVLKNLGLDPVFKDFDRTLLR from the coding sequence ATGTACTCGGAGATTTTTGATAAAATTTCCTTTCAAGACGGGGCCGAGTTCGTCCGTTCCAAAACGAAAAACGAAGTCGAAAACGCCCTTCATAAATCCGAGTATAGACTTCCTCTTACATTCGAAGATTATGTTTCTCTCATATCTCCTTCCGCGTCCCCGTATCTCGAGCGGATGGCGTTTTTTTCCAAGGAAATCAAAAAGGAAAGATTCGGAAACACGATTCAACTCTACATGCCCTTGTATCTTTCCAACGAATGTAGATCTTCTTGTCTCTACTGCGGGTTCAGTTACGAGAATAAGATTCCGCGTAAAACGTTAAACGAAGAGGAGATTCGACGCGAGGCCTCCGTTCTCAAAGAAAAGGGAATCCGGCATCTTGTCGTATTAACGGGAGAAGATTACAGCAAAACGAATTTGGAATATATCTCCAAGGCCGTATCCATTCTCAAGGAAAGTTTCGACTCGATCGCGATCGAAATTTATCCATTGGACGTCGAACCTTACCGAACCATGATCGAATCCGGAACCTCCGCGCTCGTCGTTTATCAGGAAACGTATGATCCGGAAGTTTACGCCGAAAATCATTATCGTGGAATCAAAAAGAATATGCGTTACAGGCTCGACGCACCCGATCGGGGAGGGTTGGCGGGTTTTAGAACCATCGGACTCGGTGCGCTTCTCGGACTTTCCGATCCTCTCGGAGAATTGTGTAAACTCGGAGAACATGCAAAATATCTAATGAAAGAATACTGGAGAACTTCCTTCCAAGTATCACTTCCGAGGATGCGACCGGCCGCGGGAGACTTTCAAAAGATAATCCCTATAAGCGACAAGGAATTCGTTCAATATCTGTTCGCGTTTCGGATTTCGTTTCCGGATATCGGGCTTGTTCTTTCCACAAGAGAATCGAAAACCATTCGGAACAATCTCGCCACTCTCGGGATTACACAGATGTCCGTTGAATCCAAAACGGAACCGGGAGGTTATACCGATTCGGGAGCGCTCAAACAATTCGAGATCGAGGACAACCGAACGATTCCCGAACTTGTTTCCGTTTTGAAAAACCTGGGACTCGATCCGGTCTTTAAAGACTTTGATCGTACACTTCTTCGTTAG
- a CDS encoding thiazole synthase, translated as MSSSPDNNKNSDPLIIAGKTFQSRLFLGTGKFSSGQIMQEAISASATEVVTVALRRVDLESPEDDILNHIDRNKILLLANTSGARNAEEAIRLARFARELGAGDWLKLEVTPDPVYLLPDPIETLKAAEVLVKEGFKVLPYINADPILCKHLEEAGCATVMPLGSPIGSNLGIRTKANLEIIIAQSKIPVVVDAGLGLPSHAAEAMELGADAVLVNTAIAIAKNPVEIAKAFQLATIAGRLARLHGGSGGKSKLEASASSPLTGFLNEEERNVLGDF; from the coding sequence CAACAAGAATTCAGATCCTCTCATCATCGCCGGAAAAACGTTTCAGTCCAGACTCTTTTTGGGAACCGGAAAATTCTCCTCCGGGCAAATCATGCAAGAAGCGATTTCAGCTTCGGCAACGGAAGTGGTCACGGTTGCTCTTCGAAGAGTAGATCTCGAATCACCCGAGGACGATATCTTAAATCATATCGATCGAAACAAAATTCTTCTTTTGGCAAACACAAGCGGAGCGAGAAACGCGGAAGAAGCGATTCGTCTCGCAAGATTTGCGCGTGAACTCGGCGCGGGCGATTGGTTGAAGTTGGAAGTCACCCCCGATCCGGTTTATCTTCTTCCCGATCCTATAGAAACCTTAAAAGCCGCCGAGGTTCTTGTTAAGGAAGGATTTAAGGTTCTTCCTTATATCAACGCCGATCCGATTCTTTGTAAACATCTGGAAGAAGCCGGATGTGCTACCGTGATGCCACTTGGTTCTCCGATCGGTTCCAATCTCGGAATTCGCACAAAAGCGAATCTTGAAATCATCATCGCTCAATCCAAAATTCCGGTGGTTGTGGACGCGGGGCTCGGTTTGCCATCTCACGCCGCGGAAGCGATGGAACTCGGAGCCGACGCGGTTCTTGTCAATACCGCGATCGCGATCGCGAAGAATCCGGTAGAAATCGCTAAGGCGTTTCAACTCGCGACCATAGCGGGAAGATTGGCGAGACTTCACGGAGGAAGCGGCGGGAAATCGAAATTAGAAGCGTCCGCGTCCAGTCCTCTCACCGGTTTTTTAAACGAAGAGGAAAGAAATGTACTCGGAGATTTTTGA